The following proteins are co-located in the Anomalospiza imberbis isolate Cuckoo-Finch-1a 21T00152 chromosome Z, ASM3175350v1, whole genome shotgun sequence genome:
- the CCDC152 gene encoding coiled-coil domain-containing protein 152, translating into MNHSDEETMKKTSVVNLDKLLYDFSEIEKKISEINDANNLLIHQLEKCNRLLTLSQSKEESVKEECSALQNVIKGLTQTIENQCNVKDENDRLKGTIHILEDKLKTCEEEYKDQIEKLMTEIKNKEEDHKLEITQLNCDTREKFEVKEMEYREEREKKELEILELTRQLKIQNEEKQNEIIKLQIEFNAKLARAQDKTTKSFSEASVLPQSIYRRKLQHLQEEKNKEIEILRNTIRDLEQRLNKGQDLPFKRRRF; encoded by the exons ATGAATCATAGTGATGAAGAAACTATGAAGAAAACCAGTGTAGTGAACCTTGATAAACTTCTATATGACTTCTCAGAGATAGAAAAG AAAATATCAGAAATTAATGATGCAAATAACCTACTGATTCATCAGCTGGAAAAATGTAACAGATTGCTAACATTAAGTCAATCAAAGGAGGAATCAGTAAAAGAGG AATGCAGTGCTCTACAGAATGTGATAAAGGGTCTGACGCAAACCATTGAAAACCAGTGTAACGTGAAAG ATGAAAATGATAGACTAAAGGGAACCATTCACATCTTGGAAGATAAATTAAAGACTTGTGAAGAG GAGTATAAAGATCAAATTGAGAAACTCatgacagaaattaaaaacaaagaggaaGACCACAAATTAGAAATAACACAGTTGAATTGCGATACAAGGGAAAAAT TTGAAGTAAAAGAAATGGAGTatagagaagagagagagaaaaaagaactGGAAATATTAGAGCTAACTAGACAGCTGAAAATTCAAAATGAAGAGAAGCAGAATGAAATAATTAAACTGCAGATAGAG TTCAATGCTAAATTGGCAAGAGCTCAGGATAAAACCACCAAGTCCTTTTCAGAGGCCTCAGTCTTACCACAAAGTATCTATCGAAGG AAGCTGCAGCATCtccaggaagagaaaaacaaggaaattgAAATTCTCCGAAACACCATAAGAGACTTGGAGCAACGTCTTAATAAAGGCCAAGACCTACCCTTCAAACGGAGGAGATTCTGA
- the SELENOP gene encoding selenoprotein P encodes MWAGLGLVLALCLLPVGGTETQNCQEPPEWHIGEEDPMWNSRGSVTVVALLQASULLCLRQASSLEDLRVKLENEGLVNISYVVVNHQGAQSRREFHLLKERVSDYITVYQQDEQQEDVWTTLNGNKDDFLIYDRCGRLVYHLGMPYSFLHFQYVEESIKIAYCENKCGNCSYMEPDPDIDRVCENITKKAAEELSEIEPKPTGQHSHPNLHRHGHHQHRHHHHQHHRKDSQDPKRENHQAAAETERRHPHSGWRHRLFGRHRHDQIGSQQHVDTAPPGEIVEIPQDKKLRKKGKNSCKNELTUNWQTGSDSASSSUSCHCRHLLFEVLGNSVTUQCRGALPNSCRUHGQLAAEDITESUQCRLLSAAUHSSPAGASETSDTUQUQEKARNUSUKTN; translated from the exons ATGTGGGCAGGTCTGGGGCTAGTTCTGGCCCTCTGTCTCCTCCCAGTAGGAGGAACAGAGACCCAGAACTGCCAGGAGCCCCCAGAATGGCATATTGGGGAGGAGGACCCGATGTGGAACTCCAGAGGCTCGGTGACAGTGGTAGCTCTCCTCCAGGCTAGCTGATTATTGTGCCTGCGGCAGGCTTCCAG TTTGGAGGACCTGCGCGTAAAGTTAGAGAATGAAGGATTGGTCAACATCTCGTATGTGGTTGTCAACCATCAGGGAGCTCAATCCCGGAGGGAATTTCACCTACTAAAAGAACGTGTTTCAGACTACATTACTGTCTACCAGCAAGATGAGCAGCAAGAGGATGTCTGGACTACTTTAAATGGAAACAAGGATGACTTTCTCATCTATGACAG ATGCGGCCGTCTAGTGTATCATCTGGGTATGCCCTACTCCTTCCTGCATTTTCAGTATGTGGAAGAATCTATTAAGATTGCATACTGTGAAAACAAGTGTGGAAACTGCTCTTACATG GAACCTGATCCTGATATTGATCGTGTATGTGAAAACATCACtaaaaaagcagctgaagagCTGTCAGAGATAGAACCCAAGCCGACAGGTCAGCATTCCCATCCTAACCTGCACAGACATGGACACCACCAGCAccgccaccaccaccaccagcaccatCGCAAGGACAGTCAAGATCCCAAACGTGAGAAccaccaggctgctgctgaaacTGAGAGACGTCATCCTCACAGCGGCTGGCGCCACAGGCTTTTTGGCCGTCACAGACACGATCAGATAGGTAGTCAGCAGCACGTAGACACTGCCCCTCCAGGAGAAATTGTGGAAATTCCACAAGATAAAAAACTAcgaaagaaagggaaaaacagcTGCAAAAATGAGTTAACTTGAAATTGGCAGACAGGATCAGACTCTGCCTCCAGTAGCTGATCCTGTCATTGTCGACACCTTCTGTTTGAAGTGCTAGGGAATTCTGTCACCTGACAGTGTCGTGGAGCACTACCAAACTCTTGCAGGTGACAcgggcagctggcagcagaggaCATCACTGAATCTTGACAGTGCCgtctgctctctgctgcctgacATTCATCACCAGCAGGAGCAAGTGAAACTAGTGACACCtgacagtgacaggaaaaggcGAGGAACTGATCCTGAAAAACAAACTAA